TGgtctttaaatttttgttttaataacaaaatatgggatttttttgtttaaaagttGCTCCTCTAGAAGCTGGAATGTTTCTAATAATAAATTCTGTAAGCTAGTATTGCTATTCCTGCAGGACTGGGCAAGATTTCAAACTAGGATAGTTCCCTTGGTTTTGTTCTAAAGATTTAAGCTTCACAGCATGgtacaaaaatgttaatttcCGTCAAAAAGTAACGGGAACTTAGTACTTTCAAATCCTCTACTTTAGGATTTATCGGACGTATGCAAACTTTTCTAAATGAAGCAGCCTTTGCTTATTGGTGTCCACGGGACAAGATGAACTTATTGAGTTCTAGCAACATTATAATgtgttacaaataatttattatAGAAGTGCTATGTAGTAATGCCAGTCCTGCAAATATGCAGCAGTTGTCCGACTGTTTGCTGATTTTTCTAGGGCTGTAGTGTCCATGTTGACTGGTCGGCCAGTTTGTTCTTGTCCAACTAAGTACTCATCAGCTGGTCACCAGTTTTAGTTTGATAAGGTTAAATGCCTTCCAAgattaatccattatttttggCTGCTAGTGGAACAGACTAACTATGGACACCCCCGAATTTCTACAACATTGTACTGTTCCAACCTAGTAGAGACTCCTGGGTCTAACTTAATAATTGTTTACTGAATGTTTAGTCAACTCCAAACTCAAGTCATCAGTGTTGCTGCATTTTGGTTAAACTGATGGTAAAAACGTCGAGAGACTACTGATAACATGAAGACTTTTGCTTTGTGACCAATCGATTGACAAGTTTCTACGATTGAAGTGGATCAAGATATTCTTTGGTGCATTACAGCCCTAGATGTTTCGGTTGCATTAAATAATTCTCTGGTTAATTTAAAGCATAAGCTATTGTGACTCTGTGGGATAAACTGTACTGAAGACGCATAACGGTGACTCTCAGGTGCAGTTCGTTTGTAGTTCTTGCTGAACTCAAGTAAGAATCCCGACTTTATTGTCAAATATCTGTGCTCGCATAAAAAAGTAGCATCCCCTCTTCTCTGTAGCATTTCACTGTACAGTAATATAGAAAAGGATATTTCCTGAATTAGAGGCAAATCACATCTCTTCTGTTAAATTGGCTAAATTGCAAAGTGTCCGTTTGAATTAATTAATAATCACTAATGAATGTATGGTTAGTTAAATTTGGCAAGTCGGTTTTAAATTCTGGAGGAAACTCCACATATGGCAGGGAAGTAATCCCCTATATGGCAGGGAGGAAACTCCATTTATGGCCTGTTCTCGATACTGCAAGACGTCCACGGCAGGCACAGCCACGTCTAATTTGAGGGGGCTGATTGTTGAATTTCAGGTGTCAGTGTGAGGAAGAtataggaggaggaggaggaaagataTTTTCTGTACAGATGGCTTTAAACAGATAGCACCATGTACAGTAAGCCCTCGATAAGCAGGTTAGAAACCAGAGAGGTTTACAGTTGGagctctgctgcagctctccCTGAAACACAGCACATCAGCACAAAGTCACACTCATTGACAAATCATTAGGAATTTCAAAACACCACCGACACAACCTTGAAATTCAACTCATTGTCAAATCATAAGGAACTCAAAATCATTTTCCAGACTATTATAAACTCTGTAAGTCATCACCACCACATTATTATTACTTGTTATTAATAAATTCTAAATGATCTGCTTTAAGATATGAACTCAAAGTTAACACAAATTCTTCATGAgtgatatttgaaaaaaaaaaaagaaaagctaagTCACAAGAACTTTCTGAAAAGGACGGAGAAGTATCTTCAGCTGTTATCTCCTGTTGTTAAGGTGGAGACTCCCAGTGGCTCGCTAATCGTCCAGCTAAACTCGTCTGGGGAAGCAGAATGGCACGAGGCAAAAACCCGTCTCATCATGTTGGTAGTCAGATCAGCTCTTTGATCAGCGTTTATTACCTGTTGAGACAGGCAGGGGAGCTCTACGTCCAGCTAACTGTAGGAAAGTATGGGGATGGTCCTAAAGTCTTTACCGTAAGGCAACTGGACTTCCTGTTTCTTCCAAGAGGCGTGTTTATTAACACCCCAAACTCAAGACCTGAGGCTCAACAACCCAAAATCCATCTAAATTGAGGCTCTTTAACAACCTGAGACTCTCGTGAATCAAGCTTCATTAATGGGCTTAGACTCACGTAAATCTAGGTTAACGCCCCGAGTTTGTCTTGAGTTGAGGTTCATCAACAACCTCAGACTAGCATGACTCAAGAGTCGTTAACGACCTTAGACTCACGTAAATCGAGGTTTATTAATGACCTTAGACTCATGTAAATCGAGGTTCGTTAACAACCTCCGACTTGAATGAATCGAGGCACATTAACAACTTGAGACTCATGGGAATCGAGGTTTTTCGCTGCCTCAGACTTACACCAATTCCGGCCTGTTAGCGATCTGAGACTTGCATGAATCGAGGCATGTTAATGACGCATGACTCAAAGCTTGTTATTGAGCAGAGATTCATTTGACTTGAGTTGCAAACAGTGGTGAAACTGCCCGGATAGGGACTTCAAGACTGCATTGTAGATACCTGATAAGTCGTATTATAGGCCAACTCTCTTGGCGGTTGTTCCAGGTTCACAAACAGGGCTTCGTGAACTCCTCTTTGAACTAGCTCAAAATGTTAGCAACAGGTTTAGCTTTAGCCCCTTAAATCTGTTGCAGTTTAGAACACCTCATATGGCTTGAATAATTTGCTTGTTTCAGCTTATCAGATGtgagtatttgttgtttttaaatcattgttttaacacaacaaacaaTCTGAATAAGCCAATTTGGACCCTGGGAAATTGTAATAGACGTTTGATATTTTTGCTTCTACATTTTGGTCCAGAGCATAAGTGACTTGTCCTAAAAGTTTGTGTGGTTATTCATGGTCAGCAGAAGATGGATTAACTGCTAATACATATATCtggacaaaatgttttaaactttTGATTCAGTTTAAAACTACAGCAACTAAAATCTGTCAGCGAATAGTCACAGTTTAGATTTTTGCAGTTTGACATTCAAATTTTTCTTGTGGCTGATGTCAAAACATCTTTTATAAACTGTTGTTCGATTGTTTTCTCATTACAGGACGccatgttttacatgttttatgtGTAGTCATTGCTTTGCCTTGAGATATacttattttattcatagtaaacaaaaaaatcatagtttatcattttaataattgcttaatgtttcatttttgtcactaaaatggttgtcaaacattttttgtgtgacGAATTTAACACTAAAACATGAATAGTTCAATTGAGTTAACACAATGCACAGGAATAATTACAACATACAGTGTTTGTCCAGCGTGAGGGTAAATTTGTTCAAATGACATCTTTGCAGTTGTATTGCATGGATTATTATTCTATTTTGTGTAGAGAATTGCTAACTGTGGTTAAGGGTATTTAATAGGCACGCAGACATCAAGGGATGTTAGACTGAATGTTTGAGATCTACAACTACACAAAAGCTAAATACCAGACAGAGAAGTTCCAGTTTCTTTTGCGTTGATCAAAGAGCTGATCAGCCAAAATGCCTCGGAGATTACTCAGAGAGCTGGGCGTTGGTAAAAAGGTCTAGAGATTCAGTCACTGCTAAGATATTCTAGTCAAAGAGATGGCCTAGTGTCTGACCCGAGGTCAGGGGTTGTGAGGTCACAGTTCAGGATGTCTAGAGGTGAGTCGGAGGTGAGGGGTCAAGTGGAACCTTCCAGCAGTTGTCTGAGAGCCCTCTCGATGTTGATTCGATGTCCCAGTCTGGTGACGCCCAGCTCCACGTAGTCCTCCTTGGTGAGGGCGGGGAGATGGGAGCCTTCGATCTCGTGCTCTTGGAAGCGCTGGCGGTGTTCGGCCAGGCCCACGCTCTCCAGCCAATCGCCCACGTCATACTTATTCCACAGGTTGAGGGGCCGTTGCCTCCATGGCCGAAGGGCCAACAGGGGGCCACTGAGGACCGGGGAGGGGCAGGGAGAGGCATGGGGTGAAGGCGAAGGAGAACGGGATCTGGTTCGTGCACTGGCGCTTCGCATCACAAACCGAACCTCCTTTGGTTCTGAGGGGAGGCTGAGACTGGACGACTTCAGTATGGTCAGGCCGCGGCCTGAGCTCAGATCAGGCCTTTCGGAGCAGGGGGCGGTGGTGGAGGGGAGCCCCATAGACCTATCAGATGGTGAGGGAGAAGGGGAGGGGCTCCGACGGGTGATGGGGTAGCGACTTCCTGGACGGACTGTATAGCTGGCGCCGTATCCTCGCTGAGAGATGGTGTGGAGTTCCCCGAGACTTGAGAACAACCTGCAATGCATTAAACAACATATTAATGCCATAAAAATCATGCATTCACTGCATATCCAGCTGGACATGGAGTTAATCACTGATCCCTGGAAGCTTCACCACCAGTAGTTCCTGTCAAGCTTTGCATTCTCACATGCTACAATCGTGGCAGGCTGAGTTTGCATAATTGTTTGtaaattttgaaagaaagattCCTTCATTTCAGACTTTGAGAATCCAGAATACATACCACTATGCTGAAAGACTAAAACTATGTCCTGGAAAAAGTTCTTATTTATTAATAACCATGTAGTAGACATGTAAACATAAAAAGATAGcattggggtttttttgcagGACATTAAAATGTCAGATCATACTGTTGAATTGTTCTAACATCACATGGTTTGGATGCTTTACTTAAAATGGAAGATTCCCTAAACCAGAGacatttttactgaaaaatgaaatgcttAGAAGTAGGTTAAGGCGCTACTGCTGATGCTGAGCAAATAGTCGAAAATGCCCATGTCTGGTTAACACACTGTTTAATCTATTCCTTTCGCTTTTGCTCGAGAGTTTTCGTAAAGTATTAAAAAACCTACTCCTCAAGCTACAAAAATGCTAAGCTTGACAGGCCTGCCAGGCTTTAAGAccaattcatgctttctgtGTCCACAGGGGTACACGTGAGGTAAATTTCCTAAAGTTTGTGACGATCCACACGGACCAATGGCATTACAAGTGCAGAGGCGTGTACCTGCACTGTCCACTTATCGGTGCAAGGAAGCATGAATTGGCCATTAAGTTGTTAAACTCTGTTTTTATCCATTTCCATGAGGGGTTTAGGTCAGTTTCCAGGTTGTGTTTAAAAGACAAATGGGAGAGTAATTTCTGATTTTTAGTCGTTAGTCATCTGTGAGAATGGTGCATGTTAGTTAGCTGTTAGCCAATGAAAACCTTCTCTTAGCGATAACGAGAAATGTTTACCAGAGATAAAAACCTACGATTTACTCTCTCCACTGTCCACACATCTGGAACAACACAAATAACAGATTCTGTTacaacacactcactcacacagtGGTACTGCCAGATTAGCACTTCTACAGTATTTGCAGTATGCGGCAGCTTGAAGTACCTGGCGCCTCCTACTGGTGACCTTCGTCCTGGGTCGAGAGGACTCGGCTCCTCTCCCAGAGAGTGACTGTCTTTGTTGAGCAGCTGAAGCCGATTAGCCAGGTCCAGTCCAGACCCGGCCCGGCCGCTCAGCTCCAGCGCAGACGCCGACCGGCTGGTCAGGTCCATGGCCGACCCAGACCCCTGTCCTCCCAGCGCCGCCGGACGACCTCCCCCTTCGTCTGGACTGAGGCCCCGCCGCTCATCGTCCCCACCCCCCCACAACTTGGACCTCCTCTGGAACAGATAGCGTGGCTGTCGGCCACCGCCGCTGGTGGGGGAGGAACAGAGTGGTGAGGAGGGGGAAGACgaggatgcagcagaggggAGGAGCTCGCTGTCTGATGACTGCTTCAGTAGCGGATCCCGGAGCGCAGAACGGCCCCGACCAATGGGTGAACGAAGGCGGGGCTTAAGGGCTGATGGAGAAGTGACAGCAGATGAGGGAGATGGGTGAGTAGCAGGTGGAGAAGAGGGGGAGGATGGAGCAGGAGGGGAAGCCAGggtgatggagggagggagCGAGCTAGGGGAGGAGGAGCTGTCAAGGAGCCGTTCGtcacctccttcctcctcatcacCTCGCCTCCCCAGGGAGTCAGGACcactctctcctccccctccctccccccctcGCCTTGGCATCAAGGTgagggaggatggaggtggaggagcgGGAGAACTGGAAAAGGCAGGAGGAGGTGTCACCAGACCAATTCTGCGTAGCTCCTCCCTAGTCTCCTCATCGCTGGACGATAACAAGGCTGGTGGGAGTGTAACTGTGTAAGCCCCGCCTTCCTCCTCTGAGCTGCCCACCGTGAGGCTTCTGCGCCTGTCAATCAAAGCGGCATGGGTCTCATTGGCCAGAGCTGGCAAGGGGGAAGGCCTCCAGCGCTCAGGGGAGGGGCCTGCAGGTGATGTCACTCCTCCCTCCGTTTCTGGGCGCTCCACTTGTCCATCAGGGAACAGGGGTGGGGTTATGCGTTTATGCCTCAGTTCAGGACTGGTTTGGGGAGTGGTGCGCTTGGTTCGCTGCTCTGGGCTTGTCTGGGGAGTGGTGCGCTTGGATCTTGGCTCAGGGCTGCTTTGTGGGGTGGTGATAGGAGTGCGCTTGTGTCTGCCCTCAGGACTGGCAGCTGGGGTGGGGATCGGCGTGGTGGAGGCAGAAGCGTGTTTGGTTCGAGGCTCGGGGCTCGGTGTACGGGCGGTGAGCGCTCGTTCTCTTGCAGCAAGAGCCAGGGCAAGTGGAGAGGATGGGTCTGAGGATAGAAAAGAAGGTGTGGGTGGATTTTATGTTTGATTGTGTTGTTGGAGAGACTTTGATTTAGGTTTGCTGCATTTATGATGGACATTTACTGGTAACTTATTGTACTTTCGTATTATCTACTCAATCCCTGAACTGTGCAGTACCCTAAAGCTCTGAACAAGACCTTCCTCTATTCTGCAAAGTACTGTAACGCTCTGCAATAGGTCCTTGTCTATTTTGTGGAGTAACTCAAGGCTTTGTCCTCGGCCTTTATCTGTTTTGTGGAGTACCTTAAGGCTCAACCTTAGGTCCTTGTGTATTTTGTGGCGTACTACAATGTTCTGCCTTAttcttttgtctattttatgGAGTGCCTCAAGGGTCTATCTTAAGTCCTTGTGTATTTTGTGAAGTAGCTCACGGAATTGTCTTATGTCATTGTCTATTTTGTGGAGAACCCCAAGACTGCATCCTTGGTCCTATTTTTTGGAGTACCTTAAAGCACTGTCGTTTTCCTTTGTCTATTTTGTGGAGTACATCAGTGCtctgtcttctttctcctctaTTCTGTGGAGAACCCCAAAGCTCTGCCTTACGTCTTCCTTCATTCTGTGGAGTACTTCAAAGCTCTTTCCTAAGTTCTTGTCTATGTTGTGCAGTAGCTCAAGGCTCTGTCTTAGGTCTTTATCTGTTTTGTTGAGAACCTCAAGGCTCTATCCTTGGTCTTCTTCTATTCTGTGGAGTTAACTCAAGGCTCTGTACTCGGTCCACGTTTTGTACTTACATCATATCATTTTGCCAAGTAATATGTTATTTCTTTTCGCTGCTGCTCTTGAGCTTAAGGGCTGCTAGGTGAATTATAACTTTCTCCAACTCTCTGAGGAATAAAGTAAGTCTAAGTACTCTTTCAGATCTTTGAACTTATAAGAAATTAAAGATTAGCTTGCTTTGAAAAGAACAAACGAGATATTACATTGAGTTGTGCTGTCAGACTGACCTAGAGGTTTCCCCGTCAGCGGGTGGAGGAAGGTGTGAGGTGTCGGTGAAGGCGATAGAACCGGAGCTGGAGGTGGAAGCTCGCCGAGGTCGTCCATCGAATGACTCTGAGTCAGGAGAGGTGGCACCTGATTTTCTGATCCTGCCCCCTCcacagacaggaagagagaTGACCGGCGGCCCTGAACCCGAGCACGCTCAGAAAGGACCTGCTGCTGGTACAGCTCCGCCCTACTGGGGCTGCTCGGTCCGCCTACATCTAACTTGGACGGATCGTGATCTTTGATTCCCAGACCTAGAAGGAACAAAACATGAATAGGAGTCAGTGACATGCTATTGGTCTCTCATTTCTGAGTAGGTGATCAGACTATTTAGCATAGAAATGTACCTTGAGGAACTAAATCAGTACTTTAGTTGCTACCCACCAAAATAGCTAAATTGCGAACTAATAAATTGCTATTGAAATGTGTGTGCGAACTAAGTTTTTTGTGGTCATCGGTTTATGAAACTTGAAGATATTAGTTAACACCCCATGTCTTAcatcaaaaaaaagttttgggAAAAGTTTCCAATGTTATCTAACAGTTAGTTTGGTTGGAATTAAAATCCCGTCCCAACGGTCCATCAGGATATGAGTTTGTTGACAAGCTTGAGAGTGCACAGCATGGTGAATTTGAATACAGAACTCAGGGACAGATTTTTATTGTGTGCTTCATATATGTTTATCTGTGCTCAAAGTGTCCGATCATCAAGTCAAAATTCAGAAAAGTGTGTGTCCGTGGTCAGAAAGAGAGAGTGTTGCTAACCCTGCTCCTCAACAGGAAGCTGTTTCAACAAAGGCGACTTCCTCCTCTGGGGTTTGGACGGTGCCGCCTGATGTCCTACGTTAGCATAAGGGTTTTCTATTGGCCGTCCCCGGCGGCGTGACAGCGGCGAGTGGCCGAGGGCGGGGCTTGTGCTGTGGAGCGACAGCGTGGaggtgtgtgtggctgtgtgaaGCGTGTGCGTGGCGGTGTGTGTGGCGGTGTGTAGCGTGTGCGTGGCGGTGGCGGCGTGCACGTCGGGCTGCAGCGGCGGCGGCGTGTCCTGCAGGATGATCATTGACCTCGCCTTCCTCTGCCGCTCGGCGTGGGCGTGGCTCCTCGTTGGCGAATCGGAGAGCTCCTGCAGCCTCGGCTCGGCGCCCGGCTTGAAGCTGGAGCGGGTTAGCCCCTCCCCTCGAGCCGGGGGAGGAGgcgggaggaaggagggaggggggcCGGAGTCTAGGAGGAAGAGCGAGGAGGTGGAAGAGGcggagggaggagggggtgggGCTGTCTGAGGAGGAGGCGGGATGAAGCTGTCCGTCAGCGAGGAGCTCCGTGGAAACCGGCTTTCATTGATCAGAGCTGAGATCCTGTCGTCATCCGGTGTACCTGCCGCGGTAACCATGGAGATGTTaaaacaaatccaacaaataCCTCAACAGTTTTTACTGTATGGAATGAgcctgtctgtttgtttctgatTGGTCACAGCCTACTTATGACATCAGTATCTACAACAAATATCAGATTAAAATACCATATTTGATGCAAAGTTAAACTATCCTTCAAAAGTTTGAGTCACTTAAAAGtatccttattttgaaagaaaagcagttttttcaatgaagataacattacatTAATCAGATATACAttctagacattgttgatgtggtaaatgactaagGGGGTTCTCAATTTATGAAGTCCTCGACCTCCGACTTTTCGTCGTAATGTCAGAACAGTTGACTAGTGGATGACTATGTCATCATGCGGCAGTATAAGAtggttttgtttacattcgccaGTTGTACGctaccttggattgtgctacatttgttAAGTTTTTGCCCATCATTATGGCTCCAAAGTCAGATTCTTCTgatgcttcaaagaaaaggaaacccatctccatggaagtgaaattagatataatgAAAGACTCAGAATATGgcttttccaaagaactgatcgatatcatgATGGACGTatcggctttgtttacattttcgttGGAATTCGGATTTACGGCAAAAATCAGCTTACATCGATCTGTAGGAATAGAACTCTGACGTTAGTCAAGGACCCCCTGTGTTCCACCTGGAAACGgataatttttaatggaatatctccataggggtacagaggatcATTTTcagtaaccatcactcctgtgttctaatgctacattgtgttagctaatggtgctgaaaggctcgttgatgattagaaaacccttgtgcatttatgttagcacatgaataaaagtgtgaattttcatggaaaacatgaaattgagctcaaacttttgaacggtagtgtatgttggTTGTTCACTAGCTTACAACTAGCTCATATTGCTAGCAGGTCTTTAGCTTGATGTTTTGAGTTCCTGTTATCAATACGGTGATACAGATTATTGTAATCAAAATCTTTTTGTCGATTCTGGGCCATCCAGGTCATGATAAATGCTTCAGTAGAAGACTACCACAGTTCCCTCATCTGGCAGTTTTAGTTCCATTCACCACCCGTCAATCAGAACTGAGGAAGTCTAATGGTTGAAGGTTAAACATCTTCCAGAACCATAAAGACATCCAGATGCTTTCTATTGAAGCACTTATCATTATTAATTACCCTCTTATTCCCTGGAGGATCCTGTGCTGGGACCAGATCCACCTCATTATTGTTGGTTCAGATTTAACAGCAGGTTCAGTAACATCACTGTCTGTTACTTAGTGTCAAACTTATAGTTGTGATTgaatcatatttttattattgctgTAGTTTTACAGATCTCATACTGACCTGGATAAAGAGGCTGATTGTATTTATAaaatctgctgtgttttctcaaGTAGAAATTTAAAAAGTCGCCTAGACATCGATGGAAATTGCTGCTGGTAAGTAAGTCTCCAGTTGATTATTTACATTCTGAGTGTTGTtatatttaaatgtgcaaatgaggtcttatatatctaaaataaaaacaataataaggAAGTTTTGTCGATGTAAAACCTGCAGAAGTGGAGATTTCTGGCTAATAGTAGGAGGAAAAAACTAATTTAGCAAAAAACAGACTTAATAGACAAATTGTTGTAAACTAATCTGAAGAAGCAAGATATCCCCAACTCTCAAAAtagaaaatgcatgaaaaacgTGTTCGCCTTCAAGAGTTCATCTGCAGATTATTTTAATGATCAATAAAAGATTCAAAAATTTCGTACAATGTCTGTAGCTAGGTACTTTTATTCTTTCCAAAACAGCATCAGCACTTATGAATTTATAAATtctcatatttgtttctgtcgGTGAATTATTTTAAGGGTAAGACGCCAAATCTCACCAAAACTCTTGGTCCTGGACATTCCTCTGGGTAAAGCCATGGTGCTCTTTTCTGGAGCTGAAGGAGGTACGAGACCCTGACGCTCAAACAGcgactacaaaaagacaaatattcaGTCAAAAATCCACCAGAGTCTGTCATACGCCTTCGTTTAGCGAAGAGGAACGTGCAATCGTTTAAGAaatatcagtagaaaaatacaaataaaccaaaaatataaGTTCAGGTTGTCCAAACTCCTCTGGATGGGACCAGCTAATTGGTTCAGACTGGTCTTACTGGTTCAGACTGGTTGATTCAGACTGGATTTATTGGTTCAGATTGGTTGGTGCAGTCTGGTTTTATTGGTGTAGTCTGGTTTTACTGGTACAGACTGGTCTTACAAGTTCAGACTGGTCTTACTGGTTCAGATTGGTCTTATATTAAATATAACATAAGTGTGGATTGTTCAAACTTCTCtggatgtggaaaataataaataatttaaataataaaaaatgcaagTGTAGGAATACTGATCGAGAATATTAttattgcacagatttggtcTTTCGTTGACTTGAATTTTTTCCAAACCACCCaattttttttcacaggtttGAGGTAAAATTGTcaaatcaatcagaaaaaatTCTCTTTAACACTAAGAAATACTTACCTGGTTCCTCAACTGTCCTGTTCTGATCCATTCTGAGGCTACGTTTATGCTAATATGTTTGAATTTTAACTCTGCGTCCAAATTCACGCATTTTACTCTGTTTCATTGCTCTAAAAGTATTTATTGCAGCAACTTGTAGCCCAATTCAATTGAAATGACACAGCCTGACCTTGTCTATCAATGCTAGTTGGTTGCCAAGAGCTAGCTACTTAATCAAGGAAGTCGAAGCTGAcgtctttgtttttattcagttaaaGAGTCTTAACGGGACTAATAAAGTAagataaatttttattttgttctctaGACTCCGTTTTAGGTCAATCTTAGccgctagccgttagcatagccttagccactgtgacaGTAGCCAGTTTCTTGGTTCATGGTGacagcttgtgtttctttgcgttttctttttgc
This is a stretch of genomic DNA from Acanthochromis polyacanthus isolate Apoly-LR-REF ecotype Palm Island chromosome 1, KAUST_Apoly_ChrSc, whole genome shotgun sequence. It encodes these proteins:
- the shank3b gene encoding SH3 and multiple ankyrin repeat domains protein 3 isoform X2, which encodes MPLSPAADTKHDRPRQQAVTNGNPTGSAVARDDDVDDTPPGNNVVVRIGIPDLQQTKCLRLDPELPVWTSKQRVLVTLTQSLSDVLNYGLFQPAFNGRAGKFLDEERLLKEYPLPPITPIPYLEFRYKRRVYTQSYVDDKQLAKLHTKANLKRFMEHVHQKNVEKVSKWLEKGLDPNFHDSDSGECPLTLAVQLEESCELIKVLRSGGAHLDFRTRDGITALHRAVLCRNSAALTTLLDLGASPDYKDSRGLTPLYHSAMVGGAPYCCELLLQDHATIGMTDENGWQEIHQACRYGNVQHLEHLLFYGADMSSQNASGNTALHLCALYNQDSCARVLLFRGANKDIKNYNNQTAFQVAIIAGNFDLAEIIKIHKTSDVVVPFRETPSYTKRRRAGVTRATAGNGLSSPRSLIRSASDNALESPASSPGPSLQSLETHHDTHTHSLRRHTRRLSPSGGGHVETSPPPSPPLTPQMRKRRLYSAVPGRTFIATRSHVPQGTGEIQLHRGERVKVLSIGEGGFWEGSVKGRTGWFPAECVEEVQMRQYDPRLETREDRTKRLFRHYTVGSYDNYTSYSDYVIEEKTAVLQKRESEGFGFVLRGAKAETPIEEFAPTPAFPALQYLESVDQGGVAWRAGLRTGDFLIEVNGTDVVKVGHRQVVSLIRQGGSRLLMKVVSVSRKSETNLIRKKAPPPPKRAPSTSLTLRSKSMTADLEEIEKLDEMLAGGQQEVVLRGRPTDDFRAATVKQRPTSRRITQAEINSLFERQGLVPPSAPEKSTMALPRGMSRTKSFGTPDDDRISALINESRFPRSSSLTDSFIPPPPQTAPPPPPSASSTSSLFLLDSGPPPSFLPPPPPARGEGLTRSSFKPGAEPRLQELSDSPTRSHAHAERQRKARSMIILQDTPPPLQPDVHAATATHTLHTATHTATHTLHTATHTSTLSLHSTSPALGHSPLSRRRGRPIENPYANVGHQAAPSKPQRRKSPLLKQLPVEEQGLGIKDHDPSKLDVGGPSSPSRAELYQQQVLSERARVQGRRSSLFLSVEGAGSENQVPPLLTQSHSMDDLGELPPPAPVLSPSPTPHTFLHPLTGKPLDPSSPLALALAARERALTARTPSPEPRTKHASASTTPIPTPAASPEGRHKRTPITTPQSSPEPRSKRTTPQTSPEQRTKRTTPQTSPELRHKRITPPLFPDGQVERPETEGGVTSPAGPSPERWRPSPLPALANETHAALIDRRRSLTVGSSEEEGGAYTVTLPPALLSSSDEETREELRRIGLVTPPPAFSSSPAPPPPSSLTLMPRRGGEGGGGESGPDSLGRRGDEEEGGDERLLDSSSSPSSLPPSITLASPPAPSSPSSPPATHPSPSSAVTSPSALKPRLRSPIGRGRSALRDPLLKQSSDSELLPSAASSSSPSSPLCSSPTSGGGRQPRYLFQRRSKLWGGGDDERRGLSPDEGGGRPAALGGQGSGSAMDLTSRSASALELSGRAGSGLDLANRLQLLNKDSHSLGEEPSPLDPGRRSPVGGARCVDSGESKSLFSSLGELHTISQRGYGASYTVRPGSRYPITRRSPSPSPSPSDRSMGLPSTTAPCSERPDLSSGRGLTILKSSSLSLPSEPKEVRFVMRSASARTRSRSPSPSPHASPCPSPVLSGPLLALRPWRQRPLNLWNKYDVGDWLESVGLAEHRQRFQEHEIEGSHLPALTKEDYVELGVTRLGHRINIERALRQLLEGST
- the shank3b gene encoding SH3 and multiple ankyrin repeat domains protein 3 isoform X5, translated to MPLSPAADTKHDRPRQQAVTNGNPTGSAVARDDDVDDTPPGNNVVVRIGIPDLQQTKCLRLDPELPVWTSKQRVLVTLTQSLSDVLNYGLFQPAFNGRAGKFLDEERLLKEYPLPPITPIPYLEFRYKRRVYTQSYVDDKQLAKLHTKANLKRFMEHVHQKNVEKVSKWLEKGLDPNFHDSDSGECPLTLAVQLEESCELIKVLRSGGAHLDFRTRDGITALHRAVLCRNSAALTTLLDLGASPDYKDSRGLTPLYHSAMVGGAPYCCELLLQDHATIGMTDENGWQEIHQACRYGNVQHLEHLLFYGADMSSQNASGNTALHLCALYNQDSCARVLLFRGANKDIKNYNNQTAFQVAIIAGNFDLAEIIKIHKTSDVVPFRETPSYTKRRRAGVTRATAGNGLSSPRSLIRSASDNALESPASSPGPSLQSLETHHDTHTHSLRRHTRRLSPSGGGHVETSPPPSPPLTPQMRKRRLYSAVPGRTFIATRSHVPQGTGEIQLHRGERVKVLSIGEGGFWEGSVKGRTGWFPAECVEEVQMRQYDPRLETREDRTKRLFRHYTVGSYDNYTSYSDYVIEEKTAVLQKRESEGFGFVLRGAKAETPIEEFAPTPAFPALQYLESVDQGGVAWRAGLRTGDFLIEVNGTDVVKVGHRQVVSLIRQGGSRLLMKVVSVSRKSETNLIRKKAPPPPKRAPSTSLTLRSKSMTADLEEIEKLDEMLAGGQQEVVLRGRPTDDFRAATVKQRPTSRRITQAEINSLFERQGLVPPSAPEKSTMALPRGMSRTKSFGTPDDDRISALINESRFPRSSSLTDSFIPPPPQTAPPPPPSASSTSSLFLLDSGPPPSFLPPPPPARGEGLTRSSFKPGAEPRLQELSDSPTRSHAHAERQRKARSMIILQDTPPPLQPDVHAATATHTLHTATHTATHTLHTATHTSTLSLHSTSPALGHSPLSRRRGRPIENPYANVGHQAAPSKPQRRKSPLLKQLPVEEQGLGIKDHDPSKLDVGGPSSPSRAELYQQQVLSERARVQGRRSSLFLSVEGAGSENQVPPLLTQSHSMDDLGELPPPAPVLSPSPTPHTFLHPLTGKPLDPSSPLALALAARERALTARTPSPEPRTKHASASTTPIPTPAASPEGRHKRTPITTPQSSPEPRSKRTTPQTSPEQRTKRTTPQTSPELRHKRITPPLFPDGQVERPETEGGVTSPAGPSPERWRPSPLPALANETHAALIDRRRSLTVGSSEEEGGAYTVTLPPALLSSSDEETREELRRIGLVTPPPAFSSSPAPPPPSSLTLMPRRGGEGGGGESGPDSLGRRGDEEEGGDERLLDSSSSPSSLPPSITLASPPAPSSPSSPPATHPSPSSAVTSPSALKPRLRSPIGRGRSALRDPLLKQSSDSELLPSAASSSSPSSPLCSSPTSGGGRQPRYLFQRRSKLWGGGDDERRGLSPDEGGGRPAALGGQGSGSAMDLTSRSASALELSGRAGSGLDLANRLQLLNKDSHSLGEEPSPLDPGRRSPVGGARCVDSGESKSLFSSLGELHTISQRGYGASYTVRPGSRYPITRRSPSPSPSPSDRSMGLPSTTAPCSERPDLSSGRGLTILKSSSLSLPSEPKEVRFVMRSASARTRSRSPSPSPHASPCPSPVLSGPLLALRPWRQRPLNLWNKYDVGDWLESVGLAEHRQRFQEHEIEGSHLPALTKEDYVELGVTRLGHRINIERALRQLLEGST